A window of Xenopus laevis strain J_2021 chromosome 1L, Xenopus_laevis_v10.1, whole genome shotgun sequence genomic DNA:
ACATAACTTTAtcccatttaaaatatttaacaggTTCTTGGTAAAGGTTGAGAAAGGGCACCAAAACATTTTCCTGCTAAAtatttaaatggaataaaaaGTTAGTATTTatgtacataattttttttataaaaaataaaagcaaataaactgcactcacaggacttatattAGTGCAAAAATTGTGGTGGTTATATAATGGAAGTGAGCCTGAAGAAGGCTTGAGTGTAGGAGCCAAAACTTACACAATTTTTGCACTAATCTAAGTCCTGTTAGTGCGGTTTATTTGCTTTTGGTTTATattatataaccagcacccaggcagctgatAAGTTTGTATGTGGGTGCTCCAGCTCTATCAaggagatagagatatatatatatatatatatatagcttttcaagatggaccagcactccagtttattcaatcaaacgtgaatatttatttgaatagtcactctcgtgtccaacgtttcggcccacatctgggccttgataaaggcccagatgtgggccgaaacgttggacacgagagtgactattcaaataaatattcacgtttgattgaataaactggagtgctggtccatcttgaaaagcTGCATAATATCATTTGACCGGGCACCCACTAcgaactgagagggttaaagtgcaggtactttttgaacatatatatatatatatatatatatatatatatatatatatatatatatatatatatatatatatatatatatatatatatatatatatatatatatatatatatatatatatatatatatatatatatatatattatgcatgtgTTGTATTTTGATATTTAATGTTACATTAATCCTTACCAAATGGATCTTTTATAGAAATTCATTTTGGAAGAAGACTGCTCATGTAAGTCGAAGCTCAGTGCCTTCTGCCTTCCTCCTTAGACAGTGCattgtaaatgtattgttttaaggTTCTAAAGACAATGCAGAGACGACACAGCAGCCTCACAGACAACCCTCCTCCAGAAAGGTGAGAATAAatgcacataatgtaaaataaattatcaTAATTGTGCATATTCATTATATTGGAATTTAATTACGGCAGATAACTTGAAAtctcaaataaacccaatgaacTGAATTGATacagtaaaaacttgaatgtcgaAAAGTTGAACACATTTATTTCCAGGAAAAAAACGTAAATGCCTCGAAGATCACattattccattcatttttaaaagtcaACTTGTAAAAATACTTGGattttaaaatagcttgaatgtttaaaatacaaaatacaatttattactcACCTGTTTAAATCAAACCTcatattggctgctatgggctactgcaccTTGACAAACCTAGTGCCTATTATTTCTTATGGAGGTAAGGTGTCTTGTGATATAAGGTACAACTATTCAGGGGGGGGCGTTACCTTTTTCTTCAGCGACTGGTTCATGTGCAATACAGCAGGGCTGTCTGTACACGTGCGGCTCATCAGGGAAGGGTTATGCTGAAGTCAGGGCACCACCAGACCTAGTAGCTACTggataatttgtaaaaattcacAGTGGTTGGTTCTCTTATAGCTGAATTTATGCAGCACAATCCTGCTGTAAGACGATGTTGGCACACCCCAAACTTATTCACGTTTAATTATCCAGTAtccattttttactttgtatcaGTCTACTAAATGTGTGTGCCACTGcacacaaaatattaaataaacagagGCTAACTTACGCTAGCTATACACATACTAATAATATTATTTCAGGTGATTTCTCAATACTTGTTTGGCAGGCCAGAATTCCaaaccaatataaatatattgtctaAGAATCCAATATGCCACTGCATCATCTCTGCCAATGTATGCTTTTGTGAATATCAGAAGTATCATAACATCTGCTGTTGAGGAAACCAATCTATGAAACAGGGTACACTTCTTACTTCTCAATTAAACTCTGAAACCCTTTTTTCAAAGGAACCGTAACCAGAACTTGAGTTCGGATGCTAATATGGAGGATGGAGTATTCAATGGACTGAAGCAAGATCCTGCTTCAACTCAGAATTTGTTTTCCAGTTTGGCAGGACTGCAGCCGGGTCCCATTACAGTACAGTCTGGATTAGTTTTGGGATCCTCAGCTGGTGGGGGTGAAGTGTTTATACAGATGACTCCACCACTGAGAGAGGAGACCAGCACACACTCAGAATTAAGCCCCTTTACTCATCATCACCACCATCATCATCCGCACCACCGGCAGCAGCCACAGCCACCACCACATCACCAACAGCACCATTTTCAGCACTCTCACTCCCGATCCTCCCTGCTACATGCAGCCACTTCAGAGCGACACAGAGAAGAGAGCAGTGATGAGCATGGTACTCCTGCACCAGCCCTGTCTGAGCTCAGGGCCATTGTCTCCTGGCTACAGAAGGGGCTTCCATTTATACTCATATTAATGGCTAAAGTCTGCTTTCAGCATAAGCTTGGTAAGTGTCACCAGCAGATTTAAAACTGGCTGATCTATAGTTCATGAATATGGAACTGCATAAATCTAGCTTTCAGTCTGTGCGTATTCTCTTCTTTAAATCTGTGCCAGATCTGAGAGtcattacaaaaatacaaatgcaaactcaaaataaaaaactAAGTACATATTTATATTAGTTAAGTAGGGTTTATTTTCCAATCCTTTTACCTTCCATATATGTATGAGTACATATTTTACTGAGGCCACAGACATTCATTAATCAAGTGTAACAATATCACCAGTCACACTCTTCTGAGATTAtttcataaaaacaaacaaattattgTGTGGGTATACGTTACACAGACAAAGTGCTATATGTGCAAAAGATATTGATTTTGTATATCGCATTTCCGCTTTTCTGTACATTCGTTTTGTATTTGTTGCCCCCAAGCTCTGATGGTTTAAGAAGTATCTTGATTGTGCAAAATAtactctttcaaaaaaaaaaaaaaaaaaaatgttcagattaATTTATGCTTTTACATTGTTAGTCTTTGAATTGATTACCTCCATATTCACCATCTTCTTGTGGTCTTAAATAGATGATGAACTATTCAGAGCTGTTTTTTTGTCCATTTATGAAAAGAATAGAAAAAGTTACACCAATGTGCAATAATCATATATATTTCCTTGAATTACTTATTGCTGGCTACTAGTCAATAGCAGTAACAAAGAGTTTGTCTCAAATCCAAGGCTGTAGCACAGTGAGTGAGAAATTGTTTGATCGTGTGGTGGAAACCTTCCAATAATTTACTGTGCCTGTCAATATTCCAAGTCAGTGGTCTTACAGgctgaatgccatgaaagttatttacCTCAATGTAAGAAAGGCTGTTTGCCATAAAACTGAATCTGGGAATCATTTAGAGCATTCTATTCTGAACCATTAACCCTAATGTAAGTACTTCTTAAATATGGTGCTTTGACCTGAAGTACTAATATGATTTATCctgcatatatgtgtatataaataaatgttatgttaTTGTTTTACATTTCAACAGCTTTATGTCACtcaattaaacaatacaaaacaatatatatggtAGTACTTTGAAGTGCTCCTCCTCTTCCAGGTCAATGGCTTGGGTCAGTGTTATAGGGTTGCTGCCTTTTTGtatgttaaaataaaagcatAGAACCGGGGCTATAGTTGCCTTTGAAGAATTCCTGTTTTAAAgtggtttttcaccttccaacactttttttttttttttagttcagtttgttttagattgttcaccagaaatgaagacttgCAATTATATTGGATATgatatattaaagtgtaaagtttcatttttcaacttctaaagcagctcttggaggAGATgttgccaaccctgtaaactgttaaattgatacatttagttgatacatttcttagctttgGTCCTGCAGAATCcctgtttcattaaaggcagctgttctaattgatacaatagttgctaatattataATTCACAGaccctgctgagaaatgtatccactaatgtaGCACATTGAAACAGAATCTCCTATACCGAAACACTAGATGTAGGACATTaaacgttaaaggagaaggaaactaaaaaaaataaacctaccCCATTATGTGTGACATCAAGCCTCCTCCTGAAATGCCAGATTAAAAACTGTAACTTCATAACCGCTTTTGCACACCAGAGTCTTGAAGATTTCCCACAGTATAAAGTTTGGGGCAGCCATTTTCAAATAGGCGTATCATTTTTGCCCTGTGCTTCCTCGTTACTGCGCGTGCGCCTTCTTCATGACCCCGTGGTGCCATCTTATGCGCGTCATCTTCGCTACACAGGGAACCCACCGGATTCTAGTGCACATGCGCAGGGCCCTACTGCAAACTATTGCGCATGTGTGTCCTATTCAGAGCAATTTTCAGACTGCAACCAGGGTATGATTTTATATACATGCTTAAACTTTGATTGCAGCACTAATATTGAGAAAGAAACTAATGAGGGAATGTTTGGTGTTACATATATAGTCTCTTTATTGGCAATATTTAGAGCTGAACTtgatttttgactttccttctcctttaaacttcaatcttggaaaaacagtaatgaataaaaatggaaaacaaatggaaaaagtttttatttcaggtgaacaatctgaaatcaactgtttggaaggtgaacaacccctttaagtacagaagaatatctgttttttttctcatgtataACTAGCCAGGGCAGTAAGTGACCTTATTTGTCTTGAAAACAATATGAATTAAGAACCTTCTGAATTGTAGCAGCTAGATACAGTATGTAGACATTATTATAGATATAGCATAGCATGCCAAAGAACATTTACTATGGGCTGGTGaacttattacattttatttgtttgttctaAAATGATTGTAAAtggctgtgtaacttgctggcgctatgtaaaaaaaattatgaaaataatattGAGCACCAagcataaatattcattttttaatccAATTTGTAAGACAGATCCAATACTAATATGGATTATGATCTTCTCTAGGGATAGCTGTTTGTATTGGAATGGCCAGTAcctttgcttatgcaaattccTCTGTCAGACACCAAGTGTCTCTACAGGTAAGGCACAGTTtaaccatttaaagggatagtttactttgaaattcatttTAGTGGTATCTAGATATTTGTAATTGGTGTTTATTTTGGATTCTGAATGATGTAATTGTTTTGTGTAGCTCTCTGGAAATTGAAACCACCATTTGGTCAGTTaagggggaatgcaataaaagtcggtaatgcaaaaactattcgcaatgcgaaaagttatgcctttgcgggAACAAGtattgctttgcgcgaatttaatatagcttttgcaagcccggaaactgtttagcgacaacttccaacagtggaagaccgtttacGAATTTTATAGTATGCTCCAAAGCGCAgtcaatataataaaacttcttactgaaaaagtcgttctgtttgctccaaaagtttacgacaccttcaagcacttcttaagagtgcgcaattaaaatttgcaatataataGTTCaagaaacaatattacattgcgagatgtgaatttttgttcttattggtgcgaattgttttgctctttgcgacttttattacattcccccgttagtggTTTATAGTAGAGTGGAGGATAAATAGAAGAGGAtcttaaaaactaaaattattgCTAACTATAAATATCTTACTTCAGGAAAAATTTGCTTTCTGGTTGCCAGGGACACCAAActctattttaaatacatttgtataattaGAGTTAATATGCATATCTGTGTAAAAGTccctttattatttgtctttctctCCTGTCCCTCTCCAGCCTGGTTTTTAACTGGGTTAATAGATTAGTGCttacaaatattatttacaatacaCATCTAGCAACTATGATCTGTCTGCTAGCTGCCAGCATCAGTGAGGCCTGTAGCTAGATAGCATTTTACATTTCAAGCTGGACAGatttaaaagaaaggaaaaaaaacataaatggacAATAAATTCAAACTTCAAGCTAACTTGAATACAAATGTGTGTTTAGAATTTTGAGCTTGTCTTCCTCTTGTACACTGATCCTATTTTTTACTTTTGGGGGCAAGAGTGGGatagtataaaaaatgtaaacaaacatttttcataataatatacttttctagtagtatgtgccattgggtaatcctaaatagataattgccattttaaaaaaaaaaaataagggctgccccctgggattgtacgattcactgttcacacaaacataccaaacaaactatacttcttaggtcacatgagttgtgtcttattttttattttgtatagtttttgaattatttgctttcttcttctaattctttctagctttcaaatgggggtcaatgaccctttctaaaacaaatgctctataaggctacaaatttattgttattactcctctttcttttcagaaCCTCCtgtattaatattccatattctcattaaAAGCAGTGCATAGTTgataggttaatttggaccctagcaaccaattttactgacattgcaaactggagagctgctgaataaatagcgaactcagaaaacacaaataataaaaaatgaaaaccaaattgtctcaaaatattgctctctacatcatattaaaattaactcaaaggtgaacaacccctttaatatttgccTAGCACCTGTAAGATAAATAAGCAGCATGATTCTTTTCCTCGTTTTCTCTCTCTTTACTTACTAAGTTGCTAGTAGAACATCCATTTTGCACTCTTAGGCCaatgccacatggggctgatttTGGCCTGTGGAAAAGCGCAGGCCAAGAATCAATCCCAACTCTGAGATTAACCTTGTTTTTTATATGCACCTGGAACCATTATGCCACCCTGGGTGCACATGCAGTGGATTTCAGTTCCTATACACTagagtttgcatttttttgcaccaaaacccACCAGATGTGCTTGCACTCGGGCTAACacaatggttctgggtgcaggcgAAGAAGAAAGTCAGAGTTGGGAGCCTGAgggttgccccccccccatgtggtATTCGCCTTAGTGCAGCTTTGTAAAGTGTCAGCAGAAGCAATGCTCCTGCACCCACCTCAAGGATAACTCTATAAATCAAATGTGGAAGCAGAAGAATGATGCTAGTATTGGCAGCCTTATCCTGCTACTTCTGCTTCAGAGCGGCGGTTTGGTGATAGCAAGAGACTGTACGGTGaatcagtttaaagggattcagtcatgatttttaattatgtaatttgtatttctaaattacactacacatttatttttaaattacagtttacactgcaaataattcattctacaatataaaatttaattcctaaaccagcaactatttttttttttagtttgtaatattggtgtgtaggcagccatttcatgtcattttgcctgttcatgtgctttcagaaagagccagcactttaggatggaactgctttctggcaggctgttgtttctcctactcatgtaactgaatgtgtcgcagtgggacctggattttactattgagtgctgttcttagatctaccaggcagctgttatcttgtgttagggagctgctatctggttaacttcccattgttctgttgttaggctgctggggggggaggggctgatatcacttcaacttgcagtaaagagtcactggagtttatcagagcacgtcacatgactaggggcagctggaaaactgctaatatgtctagccccatgtcagatttcaaaattaaatattgaaaaatctgtttgctcttttgagaaacggatttcagtgcagaattctgctggagcagcactattaagtaatgaattcccatgaccgtatccatTTAAATAACCACCCTGGAATTAAATAGGTTTATATGCAATTTCAAGAGTAACCAGACATTTGCTGCTCTACACTCACTAGTTCATTGTGCTTGTTTGCTCAGGAAAAACGTTCTGTGTTTGCCGTTATGTGGATTGTGGTGTTCTTGATGGCCAACACACTTTACCTTCTATATAGCATTCAGTCTCAGCAGCTGCAGTACAGGTGAGTATTACACATATACATTATAATTATGTTAATGCAATAAatccagcatttgttttttttccaatgggaGTTGAGCATATGTTTTGTTTCATCAAGCTTTGTACATCTGCTGTGCCCTAAAATTATTCCTATGACgtataaaacaaattttaaatactTTTCTGCATGGCAAATAAAGATAGTGAAGTATAATTAGAATTAGTATAACATTAACATTCATACAGATTCACACAGATTCGTTGTACACTGTCACATGCATGCCTTTCAGATATACTTCTGAAATGTATCTTGTTACTTTGGGAAGATAAAGTTTCTGCTCCTAGTATATAGCTATCATTAGTACAAATGTTTGTAtattattatcataataataatactgtcctCCGAATGTGCTAAATCCCATAATATATCTCGGTAACCTCAAACTATCTCTAACCCAAGTAGTTTGCTGCTCTGAACCCACTTTCCAGATTAGTGCTTGAAATCAATGACATGCATTATACAGGTGTTTATTGCCTCTTCTCTAGAAAACAGAAACCACAATCACTTCTTTctttcatttgcactttgtttctttatgtaatcatatgtttttatgttttaggtTTTCATTTAGCCCCACTGTGTTGTGTgagtattttccacttttttttgtttttttttattcattttaaacatCAGTCATCAACCTTTAATTTTGAGATTTCACCTTTTGCCCAGAGTATATTAGGAAAAAGTGAGTGTTAATACTGACAagcagtgttaaaggaaaactataccccccaaacaatgtaggtctctataaaaaaaagatattgcatgaaaccactcatatgtaaaacccagctttatgtaaacaaacatttttcataatatacttttctagtagtatgtgccattgggtaatcctaaatagaaaattgccattttaaaaaaataagggattgtacgattcactgtgcactcaaacataccaaacaaactacacttcttaggtcacatgagccaattaacagacagagttgtgtcttttgcttccacacttcttcctgttacagttagagttgtagtatttctggtcaggtgatctctggggcagcacacagatcatcatgaaatgggggtttgaggcaagagatgtaaaagagcaatatttacttacatatattccagttttgtaagattctttaatatgccacttaataagatataaactatctgttgcttaagtattcattttgggggtatagttttccctttaaatgaaatacaaGTCCATAGTAGATCAGAAGAGAAGTGTCAAGTCAGTAGAGATAGGCTTGTCAAGTAGAGGTTGGGGGCCTTGTGCATTTTGTGTTCTTTAGTTGATGCTCACTATGGGACCTGGTGTTGTTGCCAAATGAATTTCTGACCATAAAACAGGAGAGGAAAATAATCACAATTTCAGTGAACaggaaatttaaataaaaggaCATTGTGGCAACATTTTACTTTCTCAGTGTGTAGTTTTATCCATGAATTGCAGAGCGCTAAACTGTTATTTAagtcttatttttaaatattattgtgtGCTTAGAAACTTACAAGAAATGGATAAGAGAAACAACAAATGTAACATTGTGTGAGTCAGAGTTatttgactttaacaagggcacCCTAGAATTCTGATTAACTACATTGCTATTCCTGTGCATCAAGCAATTCTCCGTACCATCTCAGACACTTGTGGGAGTAGTCCCATAGTCctccaaaatgttggaataaGTCATAAGATCTGAGAAAGTAACTTGTGCCAACAAGACCTGTACAAAAGGATTAAGCAGAATTACTAGTTCACTGCACTGAATGAAGATTAAAAGGCAGATGCACAATAATAATTTGTTTACTGGTAGTACAGGTTATTCCTGCCATGGATGTGTAAATTCAAGCTCAGATTTTTGTATTTCTGTGTGCAGACTGAAGAAGTATCCTTCTATCAGTTCAGTTATGCCAGACCATGCTGCCTTGTTTGCTGGGCCCTCTTCTGACTTTTAggggattataacacaataggaggactATTAAAGGTGATAAGGAATGTTGTGGGCAGTGAAAAACATTTGCGATGTgcccattattttttttgtgtcttttccgttatttatgtttttattcagcagctctccactttgaatttgagctatctggttgttaaggACTTCTTTATgttagcaaccaggtagtggtttatacaagagactggaatatgaacaggagagcgactgaataaaaagaaaaggaatataaagtagcaataatgataaaattgTAAGCTTACCGAGCAAtcgtttttttggctgctggggttagtgactcccatttgaaagctggaaagatgtagaggaggaagcaattaattaaaaaaactataaaaaaataataatgtgcaattgaaaagttgctaggaatgggacatactataacatacaaaacattaacttaaaggtgatccactcctttaaaagaggttgttcaccttgcaaacacttcagttcagttgttttgagattgttcaccagaaataaagactttttttcaattactttgcattatttattttttactgtttttccaaaatctaagttgaatgttcctgtctggtgtttcagtctggcagctcagtaattcagatgcaaactctaaactgttacaattttgcaacatttagttgacatttctcagcagcatctctgaagtattcgcaactattgtatcaattctaacagctgcctgtaatgaaacccagagattctgctcagcagagagaaagataagaaatgtatcctgtaaatgtatcaatttagaacattttacagggtcgacgacccccctcccagagctgctttagaaggtgaaaaattactttgcacttcaatattagaaaaaacggggactaatagaaaatagaaagcaattgaaaaagttcattaattgaaaaaagtcattatttctggtgatctatctgaaaacaacttgttTTAATGATGCCATCAgaaaaatataaagtgaaaataaCGAAAGTATAGTGATGGTCTAAAGGAAGTTGTGGATTGTGACATTAATCTTTATGAGGAAACGTTTTAATCAAGCAGAGacacttaaatacatttcataCGAAATGTAAATGGATATGTTTGATTCAGGATAGCTACATTGTTGGTGAGAACATTttatcatgtgtaaaaccctgcttcatgtaaatgaaccattatcataataatatacttttttagtaggatgtgccattgggtaatcataaatagaaaattgccattttaaaaaataagggccgccccctgagatcgtaagattcactgtgtacacatacaaaccacatgtaaggtcacatgagccaattaacagacagagttctgccttttgcttccatacttcttcctgttacagttagtgttgtagtatttctggtcaggtgatctctgaggcagcacagatagagtcaggaaatggtggctcaaggcaagagatgtaaaagggcaatatttatgtgaatatatattccagtttggtaagattctttaatatgtcattcaatttgatataaactatctgttgcttaagtattcattttggggctatagttttcctttaatactgcagctgctatcctaaacaaacagagagtttctagagctttttactcaggtatggtaaaacattctacagaataaatatagcattctagcttgcactattgcagctaatctattggcaataaaatgcctccgtagctttccttctcctttaaaacaaggtTTTGAGCAATGTTTTTAAAACCCGATAGCCGTTTCTCTCCAAGTTCTAGTtcctagtttttattttgtatcattCTTTTTGGACTTTGGAGTTCAAACAGTGCAAGTGCAAATCTGCCCCACATATAGGATGTTTTGTTCTGCCTCATGGAGgaacaatcaaaatttattagaCTGACTTTGATGGATTACTGTAGTATCACCTTGCTGATTATATTCCTGTTAGTTGAATACCACAACTAGAGAACAGATGTAGCCAATTTATTGCCTTCTCTGTTACATTAATGTACAACATGCTGTCATTGCCTTGGCTTTCACTGAAACAGAATCCTAATGTATGCAGTACATTTTGCAAAGATGACGTttgatacattacattacaatacatttgcaTTGATGCATATAAAATTAAGCAGTTGGCCAACATTCAACAGTgtgtagtttttttgttttttagtttgttGATTTTGGACAAAATGATGGACTTCATTTAATAGGTTCACATACTAAAAATCATTATGATTTTATAATGGATATCTGTTTATTTGCTCAAAGTTGTAGAATTCATAGATAGAAGAGCACAGACTCACCAAGCAGTTCTTAGATAGGTTCTTATTGTATAACTAGAATTAGAAGACCAATCAATGTTCCCTTATTCTTTAGCTTAATCTTTCTGAAACCTAACTTGGAAAATCTGGATTTCTTTGATCTCATGTGGATTGTGGGCATCTCAGATTTTGTTCTGAAGTACGTCACCGTGTCTGTGAAGTGTCTGGTGCTCGCTCTTCCAAGAATCATCCTAGCTGTTAAATCAAAGGTACGTTCCTTGCTCCTGCCTGTTTATATTGCTATTTTGAGACTCATTTGCTAATGTTTTCTTTATAAAGTATAATGATGCAATGCTTAGAACTAAGATTTTCATGTAAAGGCTGATAATAAGTTGACCTTCACTTTTACTAAATTGCTAGCCAGTTGTTCTACAAACAATTCCATTCCATATTCACGTGACTGGTTAAAGTGTTATAAAGTCAATATTCAATTTCATTTATATTCACACATAAACCTGGCAATACGCATGACAATATGTTGTTAATATGTAAGTGCATTTTTAGACCTACTGactacatggggcagatttatcaagggtcgaatttcgaagcgtaaaatactttgaaattcaaccatcgaattgaaatacttcgacttagaatgtcgaagtatttttcaccgaatttggccatagtatgatcgaagtaaaatagtttaatCGAACTATTTTAGTGTACGATTTTATTTCGATGGGTAAAGACTTAGAAGATGGTTGTaggtggtccccataggctaacatagcacttcggcatgtttaatttggcgaagtattgaagtcgaagttttttttaaagcgacagtacttcgattatcgaatggttgaatattcaaactatttaagtCCAGAGCTGGTGCACCAATGACCAAAaggaaatgcctgggtgctggttatataaaaaaaaatatataaacaacaaaattaaaccgcactcctaggactttgatgaaaaaaatgtgcttcgctttatttcaacgtttcggctcc
This region includes:
- the rnft2.L gene encoding RING finger and transmembrane domain-containing protein 2 isoform X1, with translation MYCFKVLKTMQRRHSSLTDNPPPERNRNQNLSSDANMEDGVFNGLKQDPASTQNLFSSLAGLQPGPITVQSGLVLGSSAGGGEVFIQMTPPLREETSTHSELSPFTHHHHHHHPHHRQQPQPPPHHQQHHFQHSHSRSSLLHAATSERHREESSDEHGTPAPALSELRAIVSWLQKGLPFILILMAKVCFQHKLGIAVCIGMASTFAYANSSVRHQVSLQEKRSVFAVMWIVVFLMANTLYLLYSIQSQQLQYSLIFLKPNLENLDFFDLMWIVGISDFVLKYVTVSVKCLVLALPRIILAVKSKGKFYLLIEELSQLVRSLVPIQLWYKYIIGDDPSNTYFLGSILIILYSLCKSFDICGRIGGLRKAVKLLCHPQQKYGVRASSQQCAEAGDVCAICQGDFKDPLILICQHVFCEECLCLWFDRERTCPLCRSVAVESVRIWKDGSTSAHFQVY
- the rnft2.L gene encoding RING finger and transmembrane domain-containing protein 2 isoform X2; protein product: MYCFKVLKTMQRRHSSLTDNPPPERNRNQNLSSDANMEDGVFNGLKQDPASTQNLFSSLAGLQPGPITVQSGLVLGSSAGGGEVFIQMTPPLREETSTHSELSPFTHHHHHHHPHHRQQPQPPPHHQQHHFQHSHSRSSLLHAATSERHREESSDEHGTPAPALSELRAIVSWLQKGLPFILILMAKVCFQHKLGIAVCIGMASTFAYANSSVRHQVSLQEKRSVFAVMWIVVFLMANTLYLLYSIQSQQLQYSLIFLKPNLENLDFFDLMWIVGISDFVLKYVTVSVKCLVLALPRIILAVKSKGKFYLLIEELSQLVRSLVPIQLWYKYIIGDDPSNTYFLGSILIILYSLCKSFDICGRIGGLRKAVKLLCHPQKYGVRASSQQCAEAGDVCAICQGDFKDPLILICQHVFCEECLCLWFDRERTCPLCRSVAVESVRIWKDGSTSAHFQVY
- the rnft2.L gene encoding RING finger and transmembrane domain-containing protein 2 isoform X3, which produces MYCFKVLKTMQRRHSSLTDNPPPERNRNQNLSSDANMEDGVFNGLKQDPASTQNLFSSLAGLQPGPITVQSGLVLGSSAGGGEVFIQMTPPLREETSTHSELSPFTHHHHHHHPHHRQQPQPPPHHQQHHFQHSHSRSSLLHAATSERHREESSDEHGTPAPALSELRAIVSWLQKGLPFILILMAKVCFQHKLGIAVCIGMASTFAYANSSVRHQVSLQGKFYLLIEELSQLVRSLVPIQLWYKYIIGDDPSNTYFLGSILIILYSLCKSFDICGRIGGLRKAVKLLCHPQQKYGVRASSQQCAEAGDVCAICQGDFKDPLILICQHVFCEECLCLWFDRERTCPLCRSVAVESVRIWKDGSTSAHFQVY